A portion of the Acanthopagrus latus isolate v.2019 chromosome 21, fAcaLat1.1, whole genome shotgun sequence genome contains these proteins:
- the LOC119010498 gene encoding calcium-activated potassium channel subunit beta-3 isoform X2 gives MFLNAASPRRSFSIPININLQGARRRQTRDLFHASTAQQQEWRADGHGGQRARTKMPVSSVGEDRAILLGFAMMAFSVLMFFVVGMTVLKPYITSKWEEASCVLLGTEILEEWVDCRGVSAVPCLRVKVNLTASNQTALLHFDEEPVLLALECFYIPKCRMARAELQSEVEEVKKYLDTKLVSPTSCFADSTRHPKNAIMCRKYTLFALVWPCLMLGGGALLVGLVKLTQCLAHTSSEMRSKAWDGRRTSRHAQGKLYRLLRRSSTHSPS, from the exons ATGTTCTTGAACGCAGCTTCTCCCCGGAGGTCGTTCAGCATCCCCATTAACATCAACCTGCAGGGTGCTCGCAGGCGGCAGACACG AGATCTGTTCCACGCGTCGACAGCTCAGCAGCAGGAGTGGAGGGCGGATGGGCATGGAGGGCAGCGAGCTCGGACCAAGATGCCAGTGTCCAGTGTGGGGGAGGACAGAGCCATCCTGCTGGGCTTCGCCATGATGGCCTTCTCTGTGCTCATGTTCTTTGTGGTCGGCATGACTGTGCTCAAGCCTTACATTACCAG TAAGTGGGAGGAGGCCAGCTGTGTTCTCCTGGGGACCGAAATCCTGGAAGAGTGGGTGGACTGCAGAGGTGTGAGCGCCGTGCCTTGCCTCAGGGTAAAGGTTAATCTCACAGCCTCCAATCAGACGGCTCTCCTCCACTTTGACGAGGAACCGGTGCTCCTCGCTCTTGAG tgtTTCTACATACCGAAATGTCGGATGGCCAGAGCAGAACTTCAGAGTGAAGTTGAGGAAGTGAAAAAGTACCTGGACACAAAGCTGGTGAGCCCCACATCGTGCTTCGCTGACAGTACGCGGCACCCGAAGAACGCCATCATGTGCAGGAAGTACACCCTGTTTGCACTGGTGTGGCCCTGTCTGATGCTGGGTGGCGGAGCTCTGCTGGTGGGCCTGGTGAAGCTGACGCAGTGCTTGGCCCACACGTCGTCTGAGATGCGCAGCAAGGCTTGGGACGGCAGAAGGACATCAAGACACGCTCAGGGCAAACTGTACAGACTCCTCCGGAGGTCCAGCACACACTCTCCCTCATGA
- the LOC119010498 gene encoding calcium-activated potassium channel subunit beta-3 isoform X1, whose product MKCVDASNQKSNLYHRWIKSLNPWCPCLPLYARVCVCVCVCVCVCVCVCVCVCVSDRDLFHASTAQQQEWRADGHGGQRARTKMPVSSVGEDRAILLGFAMMAFSVLMFFVVGMTVLKPYITSKWEEASCVLLGTEILEEWVDCRGVSAVPCLRVKVNLTASNQTALLHFDEEPVLLALECFYIPKCRMARAELQSEVEEVKKYLDTKLVSPTSCFADSTRHPKNAIMCRKYTLFALVWPCLMLGGGALLVGLVKLTQCLAHTSSEMRSKAWDGRRTSRHAQGKLYRLLRRSSTHSPS is encoded by the exons ATGAAATGTGTCGATGCATCAAATCAAAAATCTAATTTGTACCACCGTTGGATTAAATCACTAAATCCCTGGTGTCCATGTCTGCCTTTAtatgcccgtgtgtgtgtgtgtgtgtgtgtgtgtgtgtgtgtgtgtgtgtgtgtgtgtgtgtgtgtgtgtgtgagcgacaGAGATCTGTTCCACGCGTCGACAGCTCAGCAGCAGGAGTGGAGGGCGGATGGGCATGGAGGGCAGCGAGCTCGGACCAAGATGCCAGTGTCCAGTGTGGGGGAGGACAGAGCCATCCTGCTGGGCTTCGCCATGATGGCCTTCTCTGTGCTCATGTTCTTTGTGGTCGGCATGACTGTGCTCAAGCCTTACATTACCAG TAAGTGGGAGGAGGCCAGCTGTGTTCTCCTGGGGACCGAAATCCTGGAAGAGTGGGTGGACTGCAGAGGTGTGAGCGCCGTGCCTTGCCTCAGGGTAAAGGTTAATCTCACAGCCTCCAATCAGACGGCTCTCCTCCACTTTGACGAGGAACCGGTGCTCCTCGCTCTTGAG tgtTTCTACATACCGAAATGTCGGATGGCCAGAGCAGAACTTCAGAGTGAAGTTGAGGAAGTGAAAAAGTACCTGGACACAAAGCTGGTGAGCCCCACATCGTGCTTCGCTGACAGTACGCGGCACCCGAAGAACGCCATCATGTGCAGGAAGTACACCCTGTTTGCACTGGTGTGGCCCTGTCTGATGCTGGGTGGCGGAGCTCTGCTGGTGGGCCTGGTGAAGCTGACGCAGTGCTTGGCCCACACGTCGTCTGAGATGCGCAGCAAGGCTTGGGACGGCAGAAGGACATCAAGACACGCTCAGGGCAAACTGTACAGACTCCTCCGGAGGTCCAGCACACACTCTCCCTCATGA